A single window of Actinoallomurus bryophytorum DNA harbors:
- a CDS encoding TetR family transcriptional regulator encodes MRQLSEDDRPGLRERKKARTRASIQEHAVRLFRAQGYDDTTVEQIAEAAEVSPSTVFRYFPTKEDLVTSDEYDPMLIAAFRAQPSGLGPVPVLRGALREIFAGMSAAELALQRERILLTLSVPALWGANLANLIETLRMLTELVATRQGRPRDDIAVRTFSGAVFGVMVEVMFRWAQEPDMDIPAELDRSLAQLETGLPLRED; translated from the coding sequence ATGAGGCAGCTGTCTGAGGACGACCGGCCCGGACTCCGGGAGCGGAAGAAGGCCAGGACCAGGGCCTCCATCCAGGAGCACGCGGTGCGCCTGTTCCGTGCCCAGGGCTATGACGACACCACGGTCGAGCAGATCGCCGAGGCGGCCGAGGTCTCCCCCAGCACGGTCTTCCGCTACTTCCCGACCAAGGAGGACCTGGTCACCTCCGATGAGTACGACCCGATGCTGATCGCCGCCTTCCGCGCGCAGCCATCCGGGCTGGGGCCGGTCCCGGTGCTGCGGGGCGCCCTGCGCGAGATCTTCGCCGGTATGTCCGCCGCCGAGCTCGCCCTGCAGCGCGAACGCATCCTGCTCACCCTGTCCGTGCCCGCACTCTGGGGCGCCAACCTGGCCAACCTCATCGAGACGCTGCGGATGCTGACCGAGCTGGTGGCCACGCGTCAGGGCCGCCCCAGGGACGACATCGCGGTCCGCACGTTCAGCGGCGCGGTGTTCGGCGTCATGGTGGAGGTGATGTTCCGCTGGGCCCAGGAGCCGGACATGGACATCCCGGCCGAACTCGACCGCTCGCTCGCCCAGCTCGAGACCGGCCTGCCGCTGCGCGAGGACTGA
- a CDS encoding DHA2 family efflux MFS transporter permease subunit, which produces MPLLGARRWWAVGALVLAVLAVGFDVTILSLALPALATGLHASTSELQWFVAAYTLVFAAAMIPGGMLGDRFGRKKMLLIALVVFGASSLAAAYAPSAGAFVAARAVLGLGGAVILPMVLGVVPTLFAAEERRRAIATVMAATMLGYPVGPILGGWLLGHFWWGSVFLINVPVVVLALAATVAWLPESRDAHPRRIDVPGIATSSAGLAALTYGVIQAGQYGWGDPTAAGPLLGGAAAVACFGVWERHAREPLVDPTLFRSAPFTVGTLLSTAVSFAMFGVLFAVPQYFQAILGADAMGGGVRLLPMIGGMLAGAVVADRVAVRAGARGAACLGFALMAAGMFAGATTSAGSGYGLAAAWITVAGLGLGFVMPVAMDAAIGTLGEESSGVGSALIQAVRMVGGSFGAAILGSVLNAGYRGHVDLGGLPPAAAHAVREGVYGGLAVAHDAGSAALAGSVRAAYVHGMDALLVVCAGLGVLGALLALLLPARPEVGTIGSERPESEHEAAV; this is translated from the coding sequence ATGCCGCTCCTCGGTGCCCGCCGATGGTGGGCGGTCGGCGCGCTGGTGCTCGCGGTGCTGGCCGTCGGCTTCGACGTGACGATCCTCAGCCTCGCGCTGCCGGCCCTGGCCACCGGCCTGCACGCCTCCACCTCCGAGCTCCAGTGGTTCGTCGCCGCCTACACGCTGGTGTTCGCCGCCGCGATGATCCCGGGCGGCATGCTCGGCGACCGGTTCGGCCGCAAGAAAATGCTGCTCATCGCCCTGGTCGTCTTCGGCGCCAGTTCCCTCGCCGCCGCGTACGCTCCGTCGGCGGGTGCGTTCGTCGCCGCGCGTGCGGTGCTCGGGCTCGGCGGTGCCGTGATCCTGCCGATGGTGCTCGGGGTGGTTCCCACGCTGTTCGCGGCGGAGGAGCGGCGGCGGGCCATCGCGACCGTGATGGCCGCCACGATGCTCGGGTACCCGGTCGGGCCCATCCTCGGCGGTTGGCTGCTCGGCCACTTCTGGTGGGGTTCGGTCTTCCTCATCAACGTGCCCGTGGTGGTCCTCGCCCTGGCCGCGACCGTCGCGTGGCTGCCGGAGTCGCGCGACGCGCACCCGCGCCGGATCGACGTACCCGGCATCGCGACCTCCAGCGCCGGCCTCGCCGCCCTCACCTACGGCGTGATCCAGGCAGGCCAGTACGGCTGGGGAGACCCGACCGCCGCAGGCCCGCTCCTGGGCGGCGCGGCGGCGGTCGCCTGCTTCGGGGTCTGGGAGCGTCACGCCCGTGAGCCGCTGGTCGACCCCACGCTGTTCCGCTCGGCGCCGTTCACCGTGGGCACGCTGCTGAGCACGGCGGTGAGCTTCGCGATGTTCGGCGTGCTCTTCGCGGTGCCGCAGTACTTCCAGGCGATCCTCGGCGCCGACGCGATGGGCGGCGGCGTGCGGCTGCTTCCGATGATCGGCGGAATGCTGGCCGGCGCCGTGGTCGCCGACCGGGTCGCGGTACGTGCGGGCGCGCGTGGCGCGGCCTGTCTCGGGTTCGCGCTCATGGCGGCCGGCATGTTCGCCGGCGCCACGACCTCGGCGGGCAGCGGATACGGGCTCGCCGCCGCGTGGATCACGGTCGCGGGACTCGGGCTGGGATTCGTGATGCCGGTCGCGATGGACGCGGCCATCGGCACGCTGGGCGAGGAGTCCAGTGGTGTCGGGTCCGCGCTCATCCAGGCCGTGCGCATGGTCGGCGGCAGCTTCGGGGCGGCGATCCTCGGTTCGGTCCTCAACGCCGGCTACCGCGGGCACGTCGACCTCGGCGGACTGCCGCCCGCCGCGGCGCACGCCGTACGCGAGGGCGTCTACGGCGGACTCGCCGTCGCGCATGACGCGGGATCGGCGGCGCTGGCCGGCTCCGTGCGCGCCGCGTACGTACACGGCATGGACGCGCTGCTCGTCGTGTGCGCCGGGCTCGGGGTGCTCGGCGCACTGCTCGCCCTCCTCCTGCCGGCTCGGCCCGAGGTTGGGACCATTGGGTCCGAGCGGCCAGAATCAGAGCATGAGGCAGCTGTCTGA